The following are from one region of the Streptomyces tuirus genome:
- a CDS encoding vWA domain-containing protein, with protein MSVSGPHRLEELAGRGGKWLGLSAAAPERHSGAVVADRFDRIAWRDTCEQSAGLRELAGELSDRYDHAGDLLADTFLAAYKARPRLREPAEMDPSRLVNHQVVSSLVASPEFTELHRETAGDPYAAAMAVLAQAAALRGLLERTRQAREQAGRQKRAQRDVADAADAVSEALRRAAADAEADGTVPGPAADAVEQAIQAAETAEAAGRRAARDAAQALAAAAPGIGAAARTSAAQAAAAVREEAALMRAWGVGSAELERLPFGRRALLAERLRTGRLAQWAELIGRFRQMAGGERARKVENATGELVGVTLGDDLSRVIPSELANLGLPELRAVFAVRYAAGELMLYDSQGEQATGRGAIIACVDTSHSMYEAGPGGITREAWAKACALALLDQARHAGRDFVGILFSAADRLKVFRFPADEPAGIARTLDFAETFLGGGTSYQRPLSAAADLLEEEFNDASRRRGDIVMITDDDCGVTEEWTRAWNEAKHRLGFRLFGVAVGAPRVAATDSVLDTLCDNLRAVEDLTDVHAAADLFRVI; from the coding sequence GTGAGCGTCAGCGGACCCCACCGGCTCGAGGAGCTGGCGGGCCGGGGCGGGAAGTGGCTGGGTCTGTCCGCCGCGGCCCCCGAGCGGCACTCCGGGGCCGTGGTCGCGGACCGGTTCGACCGGATCGCCTGGCGCGACACCTGTGAGCAGTCGGCCGGGCTGCGCGAGCTGGCCGGGGAACTGAGCGACCGCTACGACCACGCCGGCGACCTCCTGGCCGACACGTTCCTGGCCGCCTACAAGGCCAGGCCCCGGTTGCGGGAGCCCGCCGAGATGGACCCCTCCCGGCTCGTCAACCACCAGGTCGTCAGCTCACTGGTGGCGTCCCCGGAGTTCACCGAACTGCACCGGGAGACCGCCGGCGACCCCTACGCCGCCGCCATGGCCGTACTCGCCCAGGCCGCCGCGCTGCGGGGGCTGCTGGAGCGTACGCGGCAGGCCCGCGAGCAGGCCGGGCGGCAGAAGCGGGCCCAGCGGGACGTGGCGGACGCGGCCGACGCCGTGAGCGAGGCGCTCCGGCGGGCCGCCGCCGATGCCGAGGCGGACGGCACGGTGCCCGGTCCGGCCGCCGATGCCGTGGAACAGGCGATCCAGGCCGCCGAGACCGCCGAAGCCGCCGGGCGGCGGGCCGCCCGGGACGCCGCGCAGGCCCTCGCCGCGGCGGCCCCCGGGATCGGCGCCGCCGCCCGGACCTCTGCCGCGCAGGCCGCCGCGGCCGTGCGGGAGGAGGCCGCGCTGATGCGGGCCTGGGGCGTCGGATCCGCCGAGCTGGAGCGGCTGCCGTTCGGCCGGCGTGCCCTGCTCGCCGAACGGCTGCGCACCGGCCGGCTCGCGCAGTGGGCCGAGCTGATCGGCCGCTTCCGGCAGATGGCCGGCGGCGAGCGCGCCCGCAAGGTGGAGAACGCCACCGGGGAGCTGGTCGGCGTGACCCTGGGCGACGATCTGTCCCGTGTCATCCCCTCCGAGCTCGCGAACCTCGGCCTGCCCGAGCTGCGCGCGGTGTTCGCCGTGCGCTACGCCGCCGGGGAGCTGATGCTCTACGACAGCCAGGGCGAGCAGGCCACCGGCCGGGGCGCGATCATCGCCTGCGTGGACACCTCGCACTCCATGTACGAGGCGGGGCCGGGCGGCATCACCCGGGAGGCGTGGGCCAAGGCGTGCGCGCTGGCACTGCTGGACCAGGCCCGTCACGCGGGACGCGACTTCGTCGGCATCCTCTTCTCCGCCGCCGACCGGCTGAAGGTCTTCCGCTTCCCGGCCGACGAGCCCGCGGGCATCGCCCGGACACTCGACTTCGCGGAGACCTTCCTCGGCGGCGGCACCAGCTACCAGCGACCGTTGTCGGCGGCCGCCGACCTTCTGGAGGAGGAGTTCAACGACGCCTCCCGCAGGCGCGGCGACATCGTGATGATCACCGACGACGACTGCGGCGTCACCGAGGAGTGGACACGCGCCTGGAACGAGGCCAAGCACCGCCTGGGCTTCCGGCTCTTCGGCGTTGCCGTGGGCGCCCCACGGGTCGCGGCGACCGACTCGGTCCTGGACACCCTCTGCGACAACCTCCGCGCGGTGGAGGACCTCACGGACGTCCACGCGGCCGCGGACCTCTTCCGGGTGATCTGA
- a CDS encoding phosphotransferase: MTPPLVSGARERAEELSGDPSLVKGPLKGYHHETYVLALPGRAGAVKVREPRAEILWFDRRCFGSEEKLLTALQPHLSRVPHIVDVGGVALQGFIEGRTLGEQRRPGRRVSDATFGQIVDVFREMVPVRPDMLSVERRCQDRDRAEDGDSDGFLERLIVFVEEQVYEKNHRTFAGLFHALGISEESFTLLRKHVLGLQQRPFCLLHADLHRENFVVDPRERLWVIDWELAMLGDPLYDLATHLYLMRYPADQESRMAREWCRVVEGIRPGLSAGWEEDLPMILDFKRAQSVFTDVIRLALSLREEWGFNWMAVPVVAGRLQRILTAAARPLGLTQVPSRSQIMAALVRWHGEREASPADPPMPTAPDVY, encoded by the coding sequence ATGACACCCCCCTTGGTCTCCGGTGCTCGAGAGCGAGCCGAGGAGCTGAGCGGCGACCCGAGCCTGGTCAAGGGGCCGCTCAAGGGGTATCACCACGAGACGTACGTCCTCGCGCTGCCGGGCCGGGCGGGAGCCGTCAAGGTCCGTGAGCCGAGGGCCGAGATCCTGTGGTTCGACCGCAGGTGCTTCGGGTCGGAGGAGAAGCTGCTCACGGCTCTCCAGCCGCACCTCAGCCGCGTCCCGCACATCGTCGACGTCGGCGGCGTGGCGCTCCAGGGCTTCATCGAGGGGCGGACGCTCGGTGAACAACGCAGGCCGGGGCGGCGCGTCTCCGACGCCACGTTCGGTCAGATCGTGGACGTCTTCCGCGAGATGGTGCCGGTCAGGCCGGACATGCTCAGTGTGGAGCGGCGTTGCCAGGACCGGGACCGTGCCGAGGACGGTGACAGCGACGGCTTCCTGGAGCGTCTGATCGTCTTCGTCGAGGAGCAGGTCTACGAGAAGAACCACCGGACGTTCGCCGGGCTCTTCCACGCGCTCGGCATCTCGGAGGAATCGTTCACCCTGCTCAGGAAGCACGTGCTGGGACTTCAGCAGCGTCCCTTCTGCCTGCTGCACGCGGACCTGCACCGGGAGAACTTCGTCGTCGACCCCCGGGAGCGGCTCTGGGTCATCGACTGGGAGCTGGCGATGCTGGGCGACCCGCTCTACGACCTGGCCACCCATCTGTACCTGATGCGCTATCCGGCCGACCAGGAGAGCCGCATGGCGCGCGAATGGTGCCGGGTCGTCGAGGGCATCCGGCCCGGCCTCTCGGCCGGCTGGGAAGAGGACCTGCCGATGATCCTCGACTTCAAGAGGGCGCAGTCGGTCTTCACCGACGTCATCCGGCTGGCGCTGTCCCTGCGCGAGGAGTGGGGCTTCAACTGGATGGCCGTCCCCGTCGTCGCCGGCCGGCTCCAGAGGATCCTGACCGCCGCCGCACGGCCGCTCGGCCTGACGCAGGTGCCGAGCCGGTCCCAGATCATGGCCGCGCTGGTCCGCTGGCACGGAGAACGAGAGGCGTCACCCGCGGACCCGCCCATGCCCACCGCGCCGGACGTCTACTGA
- a CDS encoding class I SAM-dependent methyltransferase — MTEPAHLTAIRESYDTVAADCARLVKEPAELDPVSRAMLAAFGELAVPLGPVADLGCGPGKVTAHLAALGVPVFGVDVSPRMTELARAAYPELRFTVDSMTALDIADGELGGILAYYTTHHTPTQWLPTAFAEFRRTLAPGGRLMLAGHVGNGEHLRPTRAYGDHPVSYESRLLPPARIAELLGQAGLVVTTRVVQEPEEGGGRQYGTFLAYKPE; from the coding sequence ATGACCGAGCCCGCCCACCTCACCGCGATCCGGGAGTCCTACGACACCGTCGCCGCCGACTGCGCCCGACTCGTCAAGGAGCCGGCCGAGCTGGACCCGGTGTCCCGCGCGATGCTCGCCGCCTTCGGCGAACTCGCCGTGCCTCTCGGGCCGGTCGCCGACCTGGGCTGCGGTCCGGGCAAGGTGACGGCGCACCTGGCCGCTCTGGGCGTACCGGTGTTCGGCGTGGACGTGTCACCGAGGATGACCGAGCTGGCCCGGGCGGCGTATCCGGAACTCCGCTTCACCGTCGACTCGATGACCGCGCTGGACATCGCCGACGGCGAACTCGGCGGCATCCTCGCGTACTACACCACCCACCACACCCCGACGCAGTGGCTGCCGACCGCCTTCGCGGAGTTCCGCCGCACCCTCGCGCCGGGTGGCCGGCTGATGCTGGCCGGCCATGTGGGCAACGGCGAGCACCTGCGCCCCACGCGCGCGTACGGCGACCATCCGGTGTCCTACGAGTCGCGTCTGCTGCCGCCGGCCCGGATCGCGGAACTGCTCGGGCAGGCGGGGCTGGTGGTCACGACGCGGGTGGTGCAGGAACCGGAGGAGGGGGGCGGGAGACAGTACGGCACGTTCCTGGCGTACAAGCCGGAGTAG
- a CDS encoding TetR/AcrR family transcriptional regulator, with protein sequence MARVGLTPERLTEAGAELADEVGFEQVTVSALARRFDVKVASLYSHVKNSHDLKTRIALLALEELADRAAEALAGRAGKDALSALANVYRDYAREHPGRYAAAQLRLDPRTAAASAGVRHAQMTRALLRGYDLTEPDQTHAVRLLGSVFHGYVSLELGGGFSHSAPDTEETWARILEALDTLLRNWPAAPTDPRG encoded by the coding sequence ATGGCACGCGTAGGACTGACGCCGGAGCGTCTGACCGAGGCCGGTGCCGAGCTCGCCGACGAGGTCGGCTTCGAGCAGGTCACCGTCTCGGCACTCGCCCGGCGGTTCGACGTCAAGGTCGCGAGCCTGTACTCGCACGTGAAGAACTCCCACGACCTGAAGACGAGAATCGCCCTGCTCGCCCTCGAGGAACTCGCCGACCGGGCCGCCGAAGCCCTGGCCGGACGGGCCGGCAAGGACGCCCTGTCCGCCCTGGCGAACGTGTACCGCGACTACGCCCGCGAACACCCGGGCCGCTACGCCGCCGCCCAGCTCCGGCTCGACCCGCGGACCGCGGCCGCGAGCGCCGGTGTCCGGCACGCGCAGATGACCCGGGCGCTGCTGCGCGGCTACGACCTGACGGAACCGGACCAGACCCACGCGGTCCGGCTGCTCGGCAGCGTCTTCCACGGCTACGTCAGCCTGGAGCTCGGCGGTGGTTTCAGCCACAGCGCCCCGGACACCGAGGAGACCTGGGCCCGGATCCTCGAGGCCCTCGACACGCTGCTGCGGAACTGGCCCGCGGCCCCTACCGATCCCCGAGGCTGA
- a CDS encoding HAD family hydrolase, with translation MTDATADEDALVRLLRPTRAVLFDFDGPVCDLFGGASTRDVADEVKRAARQHWGTLDPDVSACDDSHGILLRLRDMYDRRSPEHRSRRPLELAEGIVVRQEARAVAGARPTPYVGDLVEALLGLGMRVVMVSNNAEEPIRTYLKAHGLDTKFERVFGRDREDARRMKPDPHCIKRAREHLELPAASCLMVGDQLTDLKAARSAGTCFLGYTEDEAKAEEMRRSGADFVVSSHLAVLAAARRLLGSRVGERVM, from the coding sequence ATGACCGACGCGACCGCCGACGAGGATGCCCTGGTGCGCTTGCTCCGCCCCACCCGAGCGGTGCTGTTCGACTTCGACGGGCCGGTGTGTGACCTCTTCGGCGGTGCGTCGACGCGAGACGTGGCGGATGAGGTCAAGCGGGCGGCCCGGCAGCACTGGGGCACCCTCGACCCGGACGTGAGCGCCTGTGACGACTCGCACGGCATCCTGCTGCGGCTCAGGGACATGTACGACCGGCGGTCACCGGAACATCGCAGCCGGCGTCCCCTGGAGCTGGCGGAGGGCATCGTCGTGCGGCAGGAGGCCCGAGCGGTCGCGGGCGCCAGGCCGACGCCGTACGTCGGAGACCTCGTGGAGGCGCTGCTCGGCCTCGGTATGCGGGTGGTCATGGTGAGCAACAACGCCGAGGAGCCGATCCGCACGTATCTGAAGGCGCACGGGCTGGACACGAAGTTCGAGCGGGTCTTCGGCCGGGACCGGGAGGACGCCCGGCGCATGAAGCCCGACCCGCACTGCATCAAGCGGGCCAGGGAGCACCTGGAACTCCCGGCCGCGTCCTGCCTGATGGTGGGCGACCAGCTCACCGACCTCAAGGCAGCCCGCTCGGCCGGGACGTGCTTCCTGGGTTACACGGAGGACGAGGCCAAGGCCGAGGAAATGCGCCGCAGCGGCGCCGACTTCGTGGTTTCCTCACACCTCGCCGTCCTCGCCGCCGCGAGGAGGCTCCTGGGTTCACGGGTGGGCGAGCGCGTCATGTGA
- a CDS encoding GntR family transcriptional regulator, translated as MSARPLYVQLADVIAGKISSGELAPDRPIPSENHLADEYGVARLTARRAAQELRERGLIVTVRGKGSFVLEQPADDTPKPSE; from the coding sequence GTGAGCGCCAGACCGCTCTATGTGCAGCTGGCCGACGTGATCGCCGGCAAGATCTCGTCCGGAGAGCTGGCGCCGGACAGGCCCATCCCCTCCGAGAACCATCTCGCCGACGAGTACGGCGTGGCACGACTCACCGCACGGCGGGCCGCACAGGAACTCCGCGAGCGCGGCTTGATCGTCACCGTGCGAGGCAAGGGATCCTTCGTTCTCGAACAGCCGGCTGACGACACGCCCAAGCCCAGCGAGTAG
- a CDS encoding DUF2269 domain-containing protein has product MKPKPKPQLNRRSRRAALVVHVTVSAGWLGLSLGLLALGITAATTGTPVTVEASVRAMKLFADWLLLPVAFLTLLSGLLLSLGTKWGLARYRWVCTKFWLTLATTTATVFALRPGVNSAVTAVAAGGPLPDAGDVLFGPVVSLSAYVFMTVISVLKPWGKTRRGRTTP; this is encoded by the coding sequence GTGAAGCCGAAGCCGAAGCCGCAACTCAACCGCCGATCCCGCCGCGCCGCTCTCGTCGTGCACGTCACCGTCTCCGCCGGCTGGCTGGGGCTCTCGCTCGGGCTGCTCGCGCTCGGGATCACCGCGGCCACCACCGGAACCCCCGTGACCGTGGAGGCCTCCGTCCGGGCGATGAAGCTCTTCGCCGACTGGCTCCTGCTCCCCGTCGCGTTCCTCACGCTCCTCAGCGGCCTGCTGCTGTCACTGGGCACGAAGTGGGGTCTGGCCAGGTACCGGTGGGTCTGCACCAAGTTCTGGCTGACCCTCGCCACGACCACCGCCACGGTCTTCGCCCTGCGCCCCGGCGTGAACTCGGCGGTCACGGCCGTCGCCGCGGGCGGACCGCTGCCGGACGCCGGTGACGTGCTGTTCGGACCGGTCGTGTCGCTGTCCGCCTACGTCTTCATGACGGTGATCTCCGTCCTCAAGCCATGGGGCAAGACCCGCCGTGGCCGCACAACGCCTTAG
- a CDS encoding HAD family hydrolase → MTSDTKQTGAVHIPTENDPDRLRERIGRAHVVLWDFDGPICRLFAGHSAERVSGDLVSWLEGRGLHGLLTETERESLDPHAVLRAVDRRHPGSDLVAELEERLTQEELRAASSAMPTPYADPLIRTWTAVGSRLAITTNNSPRVVRTYLAGRGLADCFAPHVYGRTQELHHLKPDPHCLNRALRAMGAAPGDALMIGDAPTDHEAAERAGVPFLGYARNERKAKLLLAAGAESVVGSLETLLRVLRG, encoded by the coding sequence GTGACTTCTGATACGAAGCAGACTGGTGCGGTGCACATCCCGACCGAGAACGATCCGGACCGACTCCGCGAGCGCATCGGACGTGCCCATGTCGTGCTGTGGGACTTCGACGGGCCCATCTGCCGCCTGTTCGCCGGGCACTCGGCGGAGCGGGTCTCGGGCGATTTGGTGTCCTGGCTGGAGGGCCGTGGGCTGCACGGCCTGCTCACGGAGACCGAGCGCGAGTCGCTCGACCCGCACGCGGTCCTGCGCGCCGTGGACCGCCGGCACCCCGGCAGCGACCTCGTCGCCGAGCTGGAGGAACGCCTCACCCAGGAGGAGCTGCGGGCCGCGTCCTCGGCGATGCCGACCCCGTACGCCGATCCGCTGATCCGCACCTGGACGGCGGTGGGATCACGCCTGGCGATCACCACGAACAACTCGCCACGGGTGGTCCGCACGTACCTCGCGGGACGCGGCCTCGCCGACTGCTTCGCCCCCCACGTCTACGGCCGCACCCAGGAACTCCACCACCTGAAGCCCGACCCGCACTGCCTGAACCGGGCGCTGCGGGCGATGGGCGCCGCGCCGGGGGACGCGTTGATGATCGGCGACGCCCCCACGGACCACGAGGCGGCCGAGCGGGCCGGAGTGCCCTTCCTGGGCTACGCCCGCAACGAGCGGAAGGCGAAGCTCCTGCTGGCAGCCGGGGCGGAGTCGGTCGTGGGGTCCCTGGAGACGTTGCTGCGGGTGCTGCGCGGGTGA
- a CDS encoding GDSL-type esterase/lipase family protein — protein MHTEHDWITTPLTADLLRGALDLERTEHGLLPHRLPARARAQNTSPQLSMAEAQPSGVRLALRTAATAIELDTLRTKRDYAGFPPRPDGLYDLLVDGVPAGQAAGTGGNVLTVDLATWDGEVTPGPVGTVRFTGLPARDKDVEIWLPHNETTELVALRTDAPVAPAPDRGRRVWLHHGSSISHGSDAASPTAIWPAIAALRGGAELVNLGFGGSAMLDPFTARAMRDTPGDLISVKTGINLVNQDAMHLRTFGPAVHGFLDTIRDGHPDTPLLLVSPIHCAIHEETPGPTAPDRDEMSKGRMVFAAMGDPAQTAAGKLTLTVIREELARIVEQRAADDPNLHYLDGLDLYGAKDAAAHPLPDNVHPDAATHRHIGDRFHELAFGDGGPFATA, from the coding sequence ATGCACACCGAGCACGACTGGATCACCACGCCCCTCACGGCGGACCTGCTGCGCGGCGCCCTCGACCTGGAGCGCACCGAGCACGGCCTGCTCCCCCACCGGCTGCCCGCCCGGGCCCGTGCACAGAACACCAGCCCGCAGCTGTCGATGGCCGAGGCCCAGCCCTCGGGCGTACGCCTGGCGCTGCGCACCGCCGCCACCGCCATCGAGCTGGACACCCTGCGCACCAAGCGCGACTACGCCGGCTTCCCACCGCGCCCGGACGGACTGTACGACCTGCTCGTCGACGGCGTCCCGGCCGGCCAGGCCGCCGGGACCGGCGGCAATGTCCTCACCGTCGACCTCGCCACCTGGGACGGCGAGGTCACGCCCGGCCCGGTGGGCACGGTCCGGTTCACCGGCCTGCCCGCCCGGGACAAGGACGTCGAGATCTGGCTGCCGCACAACGAGACCACCGAGCTGGTCGCCCTGCGCACGGACGCCCCCGTCGCGCCCGCCCCGGACCGGGGCCGCCGGGTCTGGCTGCACCACGGCAGCTCGATCAGCCACGGCTCGGACGCCGCGAGCCCCACGGCCATCTGGCCCGCGATCGCCGCGCTGCGGGGCGGGGCCGAGCTGGTCAACCTCGGCTTCGGCGGCAGCGCGATGCTCGACCCGTTCACCGCGCGCGCCATGCGGGACACCCCGGGCGACCTGATCAGCGTCAAGACGGGCATCAACCTCGTCAACCAGGACGCGATGCACCTGCGCACCTTCGGACCCGCCGTGCACGGCTTCCTCGACACGATCCGCGACGGACACCCGGACACCCCGCTGCTGCTCGTCTCCCCCATCCACTGCGCCATCCACGAGGAGACGCCCGGCCCCACCGCCCCCGACCGGGACGAGATGAGCAAGGGCCGGATGGTCTTCGCCGCCATGGGCGACCCGGCGCAGACGGCCGCGGGCAAGCTCACGCTCACCGTCATCCGCGAGGAACTGGCCCGCATCGTCGAGCAGCGCGCCGCCGACGACCCGAACCTCCACTACCTCGACGGCCTCGACCTCTACGGCGCGAAGGACGCCGCGGCCCACCCCCTGCCCGACAACGTCCACCCGGACGCGGCCACCCACCGCCACATCGGCGACCGCTTCCACGAGCTGGCCTTCGGAGACGGAGGGCCCTTCGCCACGGCGTAG
- a CDS encoding FadR/GntR family transcriptional regulator: MVVTQESVAENVAVNGSRRPSPQEIADILRQRIRAGELKPGDRLPTQAELAEEFGVERGAVRQALRALQEDGLLTNVSKGSPPRIAAPEPVRGEPQPTMVGLAPRLTEAFSAPHVRVDVVCHTAETLMVAIGEPLRLIHEGRIRPESIDVRILVPSRDIELAFPVPVEAHGDDNPVHQRWLAMRNAQGQVLQHNLKALRSTHGIDVHVTFRALPFTPPVKLYLLNEEEALIGYYMLTRREEEWGSQTLDMYDVLGSQSLLFSFVKRTGRRDEAFVKESQKWFNALWETITSDLTLS, encoded by the coding sequence TTGGTCGTGACCCAGGAGAGCGTGGCGGAGAACGTGGCAGTGAACGGCAGCAGAAGGCCCTCGCCCCAGGAGATCGCCGACATCCTGCGGCAACGCATCCGGGCCGGTGAGCTCAAGCCGGGGGATCGCCTGCCCACCCAGGCCGAACTCGCGGAGGAGTTCGGCGTGGAGCGCGGCGCCGTCCGCCAGGCCCTGCGCGCCCTCCAGGAGGACGGCCTCCTCACCAACGTCAGCAAGGGCAGCCCACCGCGGATCGCGGCCCCGGAGCCGGTCCGGGGGGAGCCCCAGCCGACGATGGTGGGCCTCGCCCCCCGACTGACGGAGGCCTTCTCGGCGCCGCACGTACGCGTCGACGTGGTCTGCCACACCGCGGAGACGCTGATGGTCGCCATCGGTGAGCCGCTGCGCCTGATCCACGAGGGCCGCATCCGTCCCGAGTCGATCGACGTCCGCATCCTGGTCCCCTCCCGGGACATCGAGCTGGCCTTCCCGGTCCCGGTCGAGGCCCACGGCGACGACAACCCGGTCCACCAGCGCTGGCTGGCGATGCGCAACGCCCAGGGGCAGGTCCTCCAGCACAACCTGAAGGCGCTGCGCTCGACGCACGGCATCGACGTCCACGTCACCTTCCGCGCGCTGCCGTTCACCCCGCCGGTGAAGCTGTACCTCCTCAACGAGGAGGAGGCCCTGATCGGCTACTACATGCTGACCAGGCGCGAGGAGGAGTGGGGCAGCCAGACCCTGGACATGTACGACGTCCTCGGCTCCCAGTCCCTCCTGTTCTCCTTCGTGAAGCGCACGGGCCGCCGGGACGAGGCGTTCGTGAAGGAATCCCAGAAGTGGTTCAACGCCCTCTGGGAAACCATCACGTCGGACCTGACACTCTCCTAG
- a CDS encoding winged helix-turn-helix domain-containing protein, whose translation MSEGHTGEGGGRSFERVAGELRARMADGRYPLHALLPPQRELADEFSVSRDTVQRVLRELKSEGWIESRQGSGSRVIKTQQIHSPTSSKRPDRMVTLGPLIGEAFEQPEVTLDVFTLTSESLDAHIRLQTERIRAELIAPQSITLRMLLPDESLDFPYWRTKDGANEDILKERLLGIARRHTASLRSVLSDLRTMNLVPSVDFEIRYARLVPAFKLYLVNGEAALHGPYQTFRRRIVLEDGREIEAIDVFGLGAQLTHHVKDEDPYSPGTVFVETHQSWFDSAWTYLT comes from the coding sequence GTGAGTGAGGGGCACACCGGCGAGGGCGGCGGCAGGTCATTCGAGCGCGTCGCGGGTGAGCTGCGGGCGCGTATGGCCGACGGGCGGTACCCCCTCCACGCGTTGCTCCCGCCGCAGCGCGAACTGGCCGACGAGTTCAGCGTCTCCCGCGACACCGTGCAGAGGGTCCTCAGGGAGCTGAAGAGCGAGGGCTGGATCGAGTCGCGCCAGGGGAGCGGATCCCGGGTGATCAAGACCCAGCAGATCCACTCGCCGACGAGCAGTAAACGGCCCGACCGCATGGTCACGCTCGGCCCGCTCATCGGCGAGGCATTCGAGCAGCCCGAGGTGACCCTGGACGTCTTCACGCTGACCTCGGAGTCGCTGGACGCGCACATCCGCCTGCAGACGGAGCGGATACGGGCTGAGCTGATCGCCCCGCAGAGCATCACTCTGCGCATGCTGCTCCCCGACGAGTCCCTCGACTTCCCCTACTGGCGTACGAAGGACGGCGCCAACGAGGACATTCTGAAGGAGCGGCTGCTGGGCATCGCCCGACGGCACACCGCGTCGCTGCGCAGCGTGCTGAGCGACCTGAGGACCATGAACCTCGTGCCGTCGGTCGACTTCGAGATCCGTTACGCCCGGCTGGTGCCGGCTTTCAAGCTGTATCTGGTCAACGGGGAGGCCGCGCTGCACGGGCCGTACCAGACCTTCAGGCGCAGGATCGTTCTCGAGGACGGCCGGGAGATCGAGGCCATCGACGTGTTCGGCCTGGGGGCCCAGCTCACCCACCACGTCAAGGACGAGGATCCCTACTCGCCGGGCACGGTGTTCGTGGAGACCCACCAGAGCTGGTTCGACTCCGCCTGGACGTACCTCACATGA
- a CDS encoding FadR/GntR family transcriptional regulator, whose product MYCAVVDPEHDSVTGRKRSQRPQRTHHEVAEELRARIRSGALRPGARMPTQAQLAHEFGVERGAVRQALRILQSERLLTNVSKGSPATVAPDPVGPLTGPEAPPLPTTVALAPRIAAAFGAEHVEIDAVCLTSISLTLAIGEPLRQIHAGRLKPAKVDVRVLLPSRDIDLAFPVPVEGGGDDWVHERWLAMRNAQGQVLQHNLLALRATHGIDVHVTFRALPFTPPVKLYLLNGTEALFAYYTLTRREAEADHEQPALYDAQGTRSMLFSFEQGAGLRDTTFVEQSHLWFNALWETISSELVLTI is encoded by the coding sequence TTGTACTGTGCAGTGGTGGACCCGGAACACGACTCCGTCACTGGACGGAAGAGGTCGCAGCGGCCACAGAGAACACATCACGAGGTGGCCGAGGAGCTGCGTGCCCGGATCAGGTCGGGGGCGCTGCGGCCGGGTGCGCGCATGCCCACCCAGGCCCAGCTGGCCCACGAGTTCGGTGTCGAGCGCGGGGCGGTGCGGCAGGCGCTGCGCATCCTGCAGTCCGAGCGGCTGCTCACCAACGTGTCCAAGGGCAGTCCGGCGACCGTCGCCCCCGACCCCGTCGGGCCGCTGACCGGCCCGGAGGCTCCTCCGCTGCCCACGACGGTGGCCCTCGCCCCCCGGATAGCGGCGGCGTTCGGCGCGGAGCACGTCGAGATCGACGCCGTGTGCCTGACGTCCATCTCCCTCACGCTCGCCATCGGTGAGCCGCTGCGCCAGATCCACGCCGGACGGCTGAAACCGGCCAAGGTCGACGTCCGGGTGCTGCTGCCCAGCCGGGACATCGACCTGGCCTTCCCGGTGCCGGTCGAGGGGGGCGGCGACGACTGGGTGCACGAGCGGTGGCTGGCGATGCGCAACGCCCAGGGGCAGGTCCTCCAGCACAACCTGCTGGCCCTGCGCGCCACCCACGGCATCGACGTGCACGTGACGTTCCGGGCGCTGCCCTTCACCCCGCCGGTGAAGCTGTACCTGCTCAACGGCACGGAGGCGCTGTTCGCCTACTACACGCTGACGCGCCGGGAGGCCGAGGCCGATCACGAACAGCCGGCGTTGTACGACGCCCAGGGCACCCGGTCGATGCTGTTCTCCTTCGAGCAGGGCGCCGGGCTGCGCGACACGACGTTCGTGGAGCAGTCACATCTGTGGTTCAACGCACTGTGGGAGACGATCAGTTCGGAGCTGGTGCTCACGATCTGA